The nucleotide window CAGGACAGCCTTCTTCGGCTTGCTCAGCTCGACGAATACTATCGACGTACCTGCGAAGGCCACTTGTGGCCTGGTGCTGCAGAGCTCCCCGATTCCGCTGCTTGTGCTGGATCCGACGCGCCCAAGCACCCTAACCTCAAACGGTGGTGGTGGAATTTCGATTTACGGCGGTCCTTCGCAAAGTATCCAGGTGAATTCTAATAATGCCGCGGCGCTGAACTGGAACGGCAACAAGCTTCAAGTCGATCTCAGTCAGGGTGGTCCGACCACGTCTGGCAGTGATTTCGGCGTCTTTGGCATTCAGAGCACTGCTCCGAGTACTTCAACTACTGCGGGTTGTGTTGCGCCTCCGAGCGGACCGGATATTTGCTTGGGGACCACGGGCAGCTACGTCTCTCCGAAATTTCCGATCTCGGACCCATTTGCAACCATAACGGCGCCCCAAATCCCAACCTGGAGTGGGAATGGGACCGTGACAAGTGTTGCCAGCGGTACACACGGCTGCCCGGCGCCCGCAGGAATAGATTGCGACATGTATTCCCCGGGATACTATCCAACTGGTATTACAGTCAAAAACAAGTATGCGATCTTCCAACCTGGAATTTACTACGTTCTCAACGGAATGGATTTCGATTCCAACTCGTGTGTTCGGCCTAGTACGGACTTCGGTGATGGCAGTGGCGGCACGTTCTTCTACTTCGCAGACAACAAGAGCATTACTGTGGTGTCCAACTCAGGATGCAATACGAACAGCCAGACAGTGACTTCCAGCAACTGGCAAACTGAAACGTCAAATGGGGGCGAATACCCGTTTGGGGTCGCGTGCGATTCTACAAGTTTGGCTGGTGCACCGGCGAATCTGCCGACAGAGATCACGGGCAGCGTGTTGCTTGCTCCATGTCGCGCTCCAACCACGGACTGCGTGCCGAATTGCTCGATCAACGGAGGAATGGGTTACGGGGACCCGCTTGGCTCGAGCGACCCAGCGGGTGAGCAGCGCGGCTTGCTGATGATGCAGAATCGGAGCGCCAATTTACTAGGTCCACCATCGCATCAACCGAGCTGGCAGGGTGGAGGCGCGTTCCTGATTTCTGGCTCGCTTTACTTCCATCGATGTACAACCGGTTCAACCGACACTGGGACAGGGTGTACGGCTGCGGCTTACAATGACCAGCTCAGTATTGGTGGGAATGCCTCTGGCACATCGTATATCCTCGGCGACATCGTCGTCGATCAGTTGTCCCTGAACGGGACTCCGAACTTGTACATGGATCTGAGTCCCAATGCACTTTATTTCATCTTCAAAGCCTCGCTACTTCAGTAGCGCGGCACGTTCTCTCCGACACGGCTGACAGCTCAACGTCGGCGTTTAGATTTTGGGAAATGGAATGACTTTGGGTTCTT belongs to Terriglobia bacterium and includes:
- a CDS encoding pilus assembly protein TadG-related protein, producing MFEHSKRTVRRKIADRGSQRGQTVVFVVLGLGIVFLAVLGFAVDFGNLWFHRQAAQNAADAACTAAVMDMLYNTQAIGATPVGNFPGTNPFNCSSNPTAAPCQYAALNGYTATGVSTPGVEGNEVQIAFLASSDPGAPPVPVCPTPIPPGMTICVPPSALAASPFVRATVTDRIRTAFFGLLSSTNTIDVPAKATCGLVLQSSPIPLLVLDPTRPSTLTSNGGGGISIYGGPSQSIQVNSNNAAALNWNGNKLQVDLSQGGPTTSGSDFGVFGIQSTAPSTSTTAGCVAPPSGPDICLGTTGSYVSPKFPISDPFATITAPQIPTWSGNGTVTSVASGTHGCPAPAGIDCDMYSPGYYPTGITVKNKYAIFQPGIYYVLNGMDFDSNSCVRPSTDFGDGSGGTFFYFADNKSITVVSNSGCNTNSQTVTSSNWQTETSNGGEYPFGVACDSTSLAGAPANLPTEITGSVLLAPCRAPTTDCVPNCSINGGMGYGDPLGSSDPAGEQRGLLMMQNRSANLLGPPSHQPSWQGGGAFLISGSLYFHRCTTGSTDTGTGCTAAAYNDQLSIGGNASGTSYILGDIVVDQLSLNGTPNLYMDLSPNALYFIFKASLLQ